Proteins encoded within one genomic window of Hevea brasiliensis isolate MT/VB/25A 57/8 chromosome 8, ASM3005281v1, whole genome shotgun sequence:
- the LOC110649429 gene encoding uncharacterized protein LOC110649429 isoform X2 has product MSWQTFVDEHLMCEIEGNHLSAAAIIGQDGSVWAQSSNFPQCKDCRNQGSVSVITGHGQPIENNNENYTTLMHFNCKGFEPQDFIFSGIWRATSLVDGKDYEFNFRRRVFQIGSNMKISNLESKFEVVRN; this is encoded by the exons ATGTCGTGGCAAACATTTGTGGATGAGCATCTTATGTGCGAAATCGAAGGCAATCATCTCTCTGCTGCCGCCATCATCGGCCAAGACGGCAGCGTTTGGGCCCAGAGCTCCAACTTTCCTCAG TGCAAAGATTGTAGAAATCAAGGATCAGTATCTGTTATTACTGGACATGGTCAGCCGattgaaaataataatgaaaattatacTACGCTTATGCATTTTAATTGCAAAGGATTTGAACCCCAAGATTTCATTTTTAGTGGAATCTGGAGAGCTACATCT TTGGTTGACGGCAAAGATTACGAATTTAACTTTCGTCGTAGGGTTTTCCAAATAGGGAGCAACATGAAAATTTCCAACTTGGAATCCAAATTTGAAGTGGTTCGTAATTAG
- the LOC110649429 gene encoding uncharacterized protein LOC110649429 isoform X1, with translation MSWQTFVDEHLMCEIEGNHLSAAAIIGQDGSVWAQSSNFPQLKCTHCQAMSQKEVCMYSTHQTMKYKCKDCRNQGSVSVITGHGQPIENNNENYTTLMHFNCKGFEPQDFIFSGIWRATSLVDGKDYEFNFRRRVFQIGSNMKISNLESKFEVVRN, from the exons ATGTCGTGGCAAACATTTGTGGATGAGCATCTTATGTGCGAAATCGAAGGCAATCATCTCTCTGCTGCCGCCATCATCGGCCAAGACGGCAGCGTTTGGGCCCAGAGCTCCAACTTTCCTCAG TTAAAATGTACTCACTGTCAGGCAATGAGTCAAAAAGAAGTTTGTATGTATTCCACCCATCAAACAATGAAGTACaag TGCAAAGATTGTAGAAATCAAGGATCAGTATCTGTTATTACTGGACATGGTCAGCCGattgaaaataataatgaaaattatacTACGCTTATGCATTTTAATTGCAAAGGATTTGAACCCCAAGATTTCATTTTTAGTGGAATCTGGAGAGCTACATCT TTGGTTGACGGCAAAGATTACGAATTTAACTTTCGTCGTAGGGTTTTCCAAATAGGGAGCAACATGAAAATTTCCAACTTGGAATCCAAATTTGAAGTGGTTCGTAATTAG
- the LOC110649428 gene encoding putative F-box/LRR-repeat protein At3g28410: MDKRIEAVDYISELPEHILHHILSFLPIKQITRTSALSKTWFQVWKTSPILEFNFYALFNGNQDRYYCQDFEIRERNIQQLYNFVEQILLSRCKQMDNLIKFTLVVTFIYERPEMVSTMDRWIGYALKSNVKHLKIQVGPSNDDENYKYCVPQTVLNAMSIQVLDLSHCKLHLPSIGNIKLPFLKKLSLRVVFADDDVISKLIAGSPLIEDMSFITCYGIKSLQIFDLVNLIQFCAKDIVHFERLKMETPNLHSFTLQGPTWPSVLKVASLKNLKSLHIFSAPITDKWLYEQLNKFPHLECLSLADCPMLESIKISSSSLHKLRIDSCGNVAKLHIDIRNLYVFSYYGDIISFSSNNLTLPNVNLYIKSNNMDNSWYTRLIKLLDEFNQCFKMVTLESDTGENYIIPCEVRKLTPPPLHNVKELKLSMTTNRHRPIAELVDAMLWISPHLESLDIINFNVQSSFKV; this comes from the exons ATGGACAAACGCATAGAAGCAGTTGATTATATATCAGAATTGCCAGAACATATATTGCATCATATCTTGTCCTTTCTCCCTATCAAACAAATCACTCGAACCAGTGCATTATCAAAGACATGGTTTCAAGTATGGAAGACCTCTCCGATTTTAGAATTCAATTTTTACGCACTATTTAACGGAAATCAAGATCGTTACTATTGTCAAGACTTTGAGATCAGGGAAAGGAACATACAACAGTTATATAACTTTGTTGAGCAGATTTTGTTAAGCCGATGCAAGCAGATGGATAATTTGATAAAGTTTACACTTGTTGTGACTTTTATTTATGAGAGACCAGAAATGGTTTCCACTATGGACAGATGGATTGGCTACGCTCTGAAGAGTAATGTTAAACACCTGAAGATTCAAGTTGGTCCAAGTAACGATGATGAAAACTATAAGTACTGCGTGCCTCAAACAGTTCTCAATGCAATGTCAATACAGGTTTTAGATTTGAGCCACTGCAAGTTGCATCTGCCATCTATCGGTAACATAAAATTACCTTTCTTGAAAAAGTTGTCTCTTAGAGTTGTTTTTGCAGATGATGATGTAATTAGCAAACTCATTGCTGGGTCTCCTCTAATTGAAGATATGAGTTTCATTACCTGCTATGGTATCAAGTCTTTACAGATATTTGATCTAGTTAATCTCATCCAATTCTGTGCAAAAGATATTGTTCATTTTGAGCGACTTAAGATGGAAACACCAAATCTTCACTCATTCACTCTGCAAGGTCCCACTTGGCCTTCTGTATTAAAGGTGGCTTCCTTGAAAAATTTGAAGAGCCTACATATATTTAGTGCTCCCATAACTGATAAATGGTTGTATGAGCAACTGAATAAATTTCCTCACTTGGAATGCTTGAGCTTGGCCGACTGCCCTATGTTGGAGAGTATCAAGATTTCTAGTTCTAGTCTTCACAAATTGCGCATAGATTCTTGTGGAAATGTGGCTAAACTTCATATTGATATACGTAATCTATATGTCTTCTCATATTATGGTGATataatttcattttcttcaaaCAATTTGACCTTACCCAATGTTAATTTGTATATCAAATCCAATAATATGGACAATTCCTGGTACACTAGATTGATTAAATTACTTGACGAGTTCAATCAATGTTTCAAGATGGTGACTTTGGAAAGTGATACGGGTGAG AATTATATTATTCCTTGCGAAGTGAGAAAACTCACACCACCCCCATTGCATAACGTGAAAGAATTGAAACTTTCAATGACTACTAATCGCCATCGTCCAATTGCGGAACTTGTGGATGCTATGCTTTGGATTTCTCCACATCTAGAAAGTCTAGACATAATTAATTTCAACGTACAATCTTCTTTTAAGGTatga